The following coding sequences are from one Nicotiana tomentosiformis chromosome 3, ASM39032v3, whole genome shotgun sequence window:
- the LOC104121544 gene encoding peptide-N4-(N-acetyl-beta-glucosaminyl)asparagine amidase A-like has product MNTTSFSSLMATLIFFFFISFIAPLSSSLELHSHLTKHDHLCQNNTSSQQYLEITRPFPFATLTPSCTFHILTHDFANTVGLPPVSVAYSSPPNCSWTHVALQFNASSSGFQYDRIAAVWLDGAEILRTSTPQSTGNGVFWTVTKDVTRYSSILVNANSSLSVMLENMVNDIYTGVYHVNISFLYYNVKNLNVPLSNSTSTNRKLKLEHDVFVDNPIKMGMNNLRSDYEFDKPADLILPISGNGSGGFWFRILNESELHGQRVIIPKNTYKAVIEIYVSSHGYDEFWYSNPPDSYIEMNNLTTRRGNGAYREVLLNIDENLVGSVVPFPVIFTGGINPLYWEPLVSIGAFDLPSYDIDLTPILGLLLDGQSHFLGLGVADSIPFWLVGANLHLWLDNNCALPCEVQAKALDSSTPKFKIERSSNFVGLDGSFEVEMKRKSKFSSWVKSTEGSLTTKVSRELKFKNKIKFYQNGTEKKIKQKVKEDIEVRVLSDSGNTISKTKVKRKYPLTITTKSFPSREDGTRLMLSNLDHKWKEKKKSKGYSSISLTNRQQCSAWMVVQDHNVLYDGATTQQSYSYEGEAGCYSRVISAVNGKLMNDNADRLCAAPLTFGSFSAL; this is encoded by the coding sequence atgaaTACTACTTCATTTTCCTCTCTCATGGCGACtctcatcttcttctttttcatcaGTTTTATAGCTCCACTTTCTTCTTCCCTTGAACTCCATTCCCACTTAACCAAACACGATCATCTTTGCCAGAATAACACTTCTTCACAGCAATACTTAGAAATCACTCGTCCATTTCCATTCGCTACTCTCACTCCTTCCTGCACTTTTCATATCCTCACTCATGACTTCGCCAACACAGTGGGTCTCCCGCCGGTCTCCGTCGCTTACTCTTCGCCACCCAATTGCTCTTGGACTCATGTGGCTCTTCAGTTCAATGCTTCTTCCAGTGGTTTTCAATACGACCGTATCGCCGCCGTTTGGCTTGACGGCGCCGAGATCCTCCGTACCAGCACCCCGCAGTCTACTGGAAACGGCGTTTTCTGGACTGTTACTAAAGACGTTACCAGGTACTCCTCCATCCTCGTCAACGCGAATAGTTCTCTCTCTGTCATGCTTGAAAATATGGTCAACGACATTTATACAGGTGTATATCATGTCAATATTAGTTTCCTGTACTATAATGTTAAGAACTTGAATGTTCCATtatcaaatagtactagtactaATCGGAAACTGAAGCTGGAACATGATGTGTTTGTGGATAATCCGATTAAAATGGGAATGAACAATTTGAGAAGTGACTATGAGTTTGACAAACCGGCTGACTTGATATTGCCAATATCGGGAAATGGGAGTGGAGGATTTTGGTTCCGAATTCTAAACGAATCAGAGTTGCATGGACAGAGAGTTATTATTCCAAAGAATACATATAAAGCTGTGATTGAAATTTACGTATCATCTCACGGGTATGATGAATTTTGGTACTCAAATCCTCCTGATTCGTACATAGAGATGAATAATTTGACTACTAGGAGAGGCAACGGAGCGTACAGGGAAGTTTTATTGAATATAGATGAGAATTTGGTAGGATCCGTGGTTCCATTCCCTGTGATTTTCACGGGTGGAATTAATCCTCTGTATTGGGAACCACTTGTTTCAATAGGGGCATTTGATCTTCCTTCTTACGACATTGACTTAACACCAATTTTGGGGCTTTTACTTGATGGCCAATCCCATTTTCTAGGGCTTGGGGTTGCAGATAGTATTCCATTTTGGCTTGTGGGTGCGAACTTGCACCTTTGGTTGGATAACAATTGCGCATTGCCATGTGAAGTGCAGGCTAAAGCTCTTGATTCGAGTACTCCTAAGTTCAAGATTGAGCGATCTTCGAACTTTGTAGGACTGGATGGTTCATTTGAGGTTGAGATGAAGAGGAAGAGCAAGTTTTCTTCTTGGGTGAAGTCAACAGAAGGCAGTTTGACAACTAAAGTTTCGCGAGAACTGAAGTTCAAGAACAAAATAAAGTTTTATCAGAACGGAACTGAGAAGAAGATTAAGCAAAAGGTAAAAGAAGATATTGAAGTTAGAGTATTGTCAGATAGTGGTAACACGATATCTAAGACCAAAGTGAAGAGGAAATACCCGCTTACTATAACTACGAAGAGTTTTCCATCAAGAGAGGATGGTACGAGGTTGATGCTTTCTAATTTGGATCATAAatggaaggagaagaagaaatcgAAAGGATATTCTTCAATCTCTTTGACCAATAGGCAGCAATGCAGCGCGTGGATGGTTGTTCAAGATCACAATGTTTTATACGACGGAGCAACCACTCAACAGAGTTATTCTTATGAGGGTGAAGCTGGTTGCTATTCTCGAGTCATTTCAGCTGTCAATGGCAAGCTTATGAATGACAATGCAGACCGTCTTTGTGCAGCTCCGTTGACGTTTGGTTCATTTTCTGCTTTGTGA